From one Triticum urartu cultivar G1812 chromosome 3, Tu2.1, whole genome shotgun sequence genomic stretch:
- the LOC125544868 gene encoding clp protease adapter protein ClpF, chloroplastic, giving the protein MQGISVCGSGVSPQGTNCRSACVARNGLRFCYKINPVSRGAYAWRWCAEKLHMGTNRGKINTTVRTNARWFFGGDARNSNSNDNAAARLERSESANEDILIFYFQLDVQTRIQYALNIEQFDAAKQLREKLAEIETEVTRQREAKRGSSKNEAQDKSLNLLRARADLQNAIESENYALAAELRDTISKLEGDSLALSAKALAYQSVKYEFRLGQKVRHKVHGYRAVICGMDPVCCESKSWMETANVEKLSKGPNQPFYQVLVDVYADPELLVAYVAEENLSEAEESEKGRFEHPYTEFLFYGEDTARDFIPVKQLREKYDQPRYEASGDENDDDGTTNS; this is encoded by the exons ATGCAAGGCATATCTGTGTGCGGCTCGGGCGTCTCGCCCCAGGGAACAAACTGCAGATCAGCTTGTGTTGCTAGGAATGGTCTGAGGTTCTGTTACAAAATAAATCCAGTAAGCCGTGGGGCATACGCGTGGCGCTGGTGTGCGGAAAAGCTGCACATGGGGACCAACCGTGGAAAAATAAACACCACAGTAAGGACTAACGCCAGATGGTTCTTTGGAGGAGATGCTCGTAACAGTAACAGTAACGATAATGCGGCCGCGAGGCTGGAGCGCAGTGAGTCTGCTAACGAAGACATCTTGATCTTCTACTTTCAGCTGGATGTACAGACTCGGATACAA TATGCATTGAATATAGAGCAATTTGATGCAGCAAAGCAATTGAGGGAAAAGCTCGCTGAG ATCGAAACAGAGGTAACTAGGCAGCGTGAAGCTAAAAGAGGTTCATCGAAGAATGAAGCTCAGGATAAATCTTTAAATCTACTACGTGCGCG TGCAGATTTGCAGAATGCTATTGAGAGCGAGAACTATGCTTTGGCAGCTGAGCTGCGTGACACAATCTCTAAGCTTGAG GGTGATTCTCTGGCACTTTCTGCTAAAGCCCTGGCTTACCAAAGTGTGAAATATGAGTTTCGACTAGGGCAGAAAGTACGCCACAAAGTACATG GATATAGAGCTGTGATATGTGGCATGGATCCTGTGTGCTGTGAATCCAAGTCATGGATGGAGACGGCAAATGTGGAGAAGTTATCTAAAGGACCAAATCAACCTTTTTATCAA GTGCTGGTTGATGTATATGCTGATCCAGAACTTCTTGTTGCATATG TCGCAGAAGAAAATCTTTCAGAAGCTGAAGAATCAGAGAAA GGAAGGTTTGAGCACCCCTACACTGAATTCCTATTTTATGGCGAGGACACAGCTCGGGACTTCATTCCTGTGAAGCAACTCCGTGAGAAGTATGACCAGCCACGCTATGAAGCTTCTGGAGATGAAAATGACGACGATGGCACTACAAATAGCTAA